The following coding sequences lie in one Cryptococcus neoformans var. neoformans B-3501A chromosome 14, whole genome shotgun sequence genomic window:
- a CDS encoding hypothetical protein (Similar to gi|28207841|emb|CAD62574.1| apc2 [Schizosaccharomyces pombe], FASTA scores: opt: 802, E(): 1.6e-44, (33.409% identity (63.883% similar) in 443 aa overlap (216-651:147-588))), which yields MAALQAALLEWDINLPHLEQGRIAPAVEQVRKYIYPRNLHQVGSAKPQISPEVSHAFAIVKQYDMSKSIFDDFLDDVENNFELVEYDVLAAIERLETPAEDDDDKLVLHTMSGLFERLATWQRSWGLPLRAFQDNIYVALFTRKFHHLLHSSFPPSFPDHLLRFLHASLASLPEYLTNPPPQHDYLQSVRINYQKVLPPTPHLSRLGIFPRYAGSLSKVAHEEIERIAREEAGKGWGQRRLGRARQRIGDGVANWLSGMFEGNEAVQGALRPMFSRFDYFLCKCFFDIRTDELFDIIIDFPDSMAALEDLKECLFKVDQRLELVNKLNAANVKRLLHPGAETHVILNIYISTIRSLRILDPVGVLLHAVALPIREHLRKRPDTIKCIVEALVQGEELQDENEGGLIGEGDSEAEDFNDPKWEPEPADAAPEFRSGKTSDIVSTLVSIFGTKEVIVKELQNYLAGRLLQVKDYDVVHEVRTIELLKLRFGESALAGCDVMVKDVADSKRIDGHVQEEKKSVVHPLVLSKVFWPNMPRSSLKLPSKLQKIHAEYESSFHIFKPDKHLRFVPHLGTLSLTVTLSDRTVTVDATPLQASIMELFEKQDVWAVDQLVNKLGVGKGEVGKALGWWAERGVVKDEGAKGWRLLEFAEEEFEGE from the exons ATGGCTGCTCTCCAAGCTGCTCTCCTCGAGTGGGACATCAACCTTCCCCACCTGGAACAAGGACGTATCGCACCCGCCGTGGAACAAGTCCGAAAGTATATCTATCCCAGGAATCTACATCAAGTCGGGAGCGCAAAACCTC AAATATCTCCCGAGGTCAGCCATGCGTTCGCCATAGTCAAGCAATACGACATGTCGAAATCAATCTTTGACGATTTTTTGGACGATGTGGAGAATAATTTTGAACTGGTAGAGTATGATGTGCTGGCAGCTATAGAACGGTTGGAAACGCCtgcagaggatgacgatgacaaGCTGGTGCTGCATACCATGTCAGGCCTCTTTGAGCGTTTGGCAACATGGCAGAGATCATGGGGTTTGCCTCTACGGGCGTTCCAAGA CAACATATACGTCGCTCTTTTCACCCGCAAattccaccatcttctccattcatccttccccccttccttccccgACCATCTCTTACGTTTCCTTCACGCCTCCCTCGCTTCCCTCCCTGAATACCTCACTAACCCCCCACCGCAACACGATTACCTCCAATCCGTACGCATCAACTACCAAAAAGTGCTTCCACCTACACCGCACCTCTCGCGGCTCGGGATTTTCCCAAGGTATGCGGGAAGTTTGAGCAAGGTTGCGCATGAGGAGATTGAACGGATAGCGAGGGAGGAAGCGGGAAAAGGATGGGGGCAAAGAAGATTAGGTAGGGCGAGGCAGAGGATTGGGGATGGTGTTGCGAATTGGTTATCAGGGATgtttgaag GTAACGAAGCTGTACAGGGTGCACTACGGCCAATGTTCTCACGGTTCGACTATTTCCTGTGTAAATGCTTTTTTGATATAAG AACGGACGAGCTGTTCGACATTATCATTGATTTTCCCGATTCTATGGCTGCTCTTGAAGATCTCAAAGAGTGTTTATTCAAAGTCGATCAACGTTTAGAACTAGTCAACAAGCTAAATGCTGC GAATGTTAAACGTCTCCTTCATCCCGGCGCCGAAACCCACGTCATCCTAAACATTTacatctccaccatccgTTCTCTCCGTATTCTCGATCCCGTCGGCGTCCTCTTACACGCTGTCGCCCTCCCTATCCGGGAACACCTCCGAAAAAGGCCAGATACTATCAAATGTATCGTCGAAGCGCTCGTCCAGGGGGAAGAACTGcaagatgagaatgagggCGGGTTAATTGGTGAAGGGGATAGTGAAGCAGAGGATTTTAATGATCCGAAATGGGAACCTGAGCCGGCGGATGCTGCGCCAGAGTTCAGGTCCGGCAAGACGAGTGATATCGTCTCCACGCTGGTCAGCATATTTGGTACAAAAGAAGTGATTGTGAAGGAACTGCAGAATTACCTCGCGGGGAGGTTATTGCAAGTAAAGGATTATGATGTGGTGCATGAAGTGAGGACGATTGAATTGCTAAAACTGAGATTTGGAGAAAGTGCGTTGGCGGGGTGTGATGTGATGGTGAAAGACGTGGCGGATTCAAAGAGAATTGATGGTCATGTccaagaggagaaaaaa TCTGTCGTACACCCTCTTGTTCTCTCAAAAGTATTTTGGCCAAATATGCCCCGGTCATCCCTCAAACTGCCGTCGAAATTACAAAA GATACACGCCGAATACGAATCCTCATTCCACATATTCAAACCTGACAAGCACCTCCGCTTCGTCCCCCACCTTGGTACACTCTCACTGACCGTCACCCTCTCCGACCGGACTGTCACAGTCGACGCTACGCCTCTGCAAGCGTCGATTATGGAATTGTTTGAGAAGCAGGATGTATGGGCGGTAGATCAGCTCGTGAACAAGCTGGGAGtggggaaaggagaggtgGGGAAGGCGTTGGGATGGTGGGCGGAGAGAGGAGTGGTGAAAGATGAGGGGGCAAAGGGATGGAGGTTGCTCGAGtttgcagaagaggaatttGAGGGAGAGTAG
- a CDS encoding hypothetical protein (Similar to gi|46101223|gb|EAK86456.1| hypothetical protein UM05590.1 [Ustilago maydis 521], FASTA scores: opt: 414, E(): 2.7e-17, (34.909% identity (64.000% similar) in 275 aa overlap (8-262:21-282)); HMMPfam hit to adh_short, short chain dehydrogenase, score: 97.0, E(): 4.6e-26): MSLKLQDIFDVKGKVVLVTGGGTGLGKAISSGFVQNGAKVYITGRRQQVLEEAAKEIGGDIIPIQGDVSTKEGCKAIADALSAKESKLDALINCAGVMRAYKTTIKDHNNPDEVEKLLWEGHDDDDFNYSNAININGKHDKTPTHLLAQRYLADPTLLLQGPYFMTCALIPLLRKSDLRSVVIIASIAGLANQRATGSVSYGVSKAAAIHLGKLLAGRLHPLKIRVNTICPGIFPSEMTGKNDAGQGLEYDIGEIPTKAAKRSTVGTSYALSPPPPILVHSSTPPLQVPCPCPGSSFMSCRPGLPEEIVGPVLLLSSKAGGYFDGAMLTVDGGRLMVFSIIDDGG, encoded by the exons ATGTCTCTCAAACTCCAAGATATCTTTGAcgtcaagggcaag GTCGTCCTTGTCACCGGCGGTGGCACAGGTCTCGGCAAAG CTATCTCCTCGGGTTTCGTCCAAAATGGCGCCAAGGTGTACATCACAGGCCGTCGTCAACAGGtacttgaagaagctgccAAGGAAATTGGCGGGGATATCATCCCTATTCAAGGGGATGTTTCTACCAAGGAAGGATGTAAGGCTATTGCGGATGCTTTATCTGCCAAGGAGTCCAAG CTCGATGCCCTCATCAACTGTGCCGGTGTGATGCGAGCTTATAAAACGACTATCAAGGATCACAATAACC CCGACGAAGTTGAGAAGCTCTTGTGGGAAGGCCACGACGA TGATGACTTCAACTATTCCAACGCCA TCAACATCAATGGTAAGCACGACAAAACCCCAACTCATCTGCTTGCACAGAGATACCTTGCTGACCCAACATTATTGCTTCAAGGCCCTTACTTTATGACCTGCGCTTTGATCCCCCTTTTGCGAAAGTCTGACCTTCGCAGCGTCGTCATTATCGCCTCCATCGCCGGCTTGGCCAACCAGCG AGCAACGGGAAGTGTTTCTTACGGTGTCTCCAAG GCTGCTG CCATTCACCTCGGTAAACTCCTCGCGGGGCGTCTTCACCC GTTGAAGATTCGAGTGAACACCATCTGTCCTGGTATCTTCCCTTCCGAGATGACGGGCAAGAACGATGCTGGTCAAGGTCTTGAGTATGATATAGGAGAAATCCCTACCAAAGCTGCAAAGAGATCTACTGTCGGTACGTCCTATGCTCtatctccaccacctcctaTCCTCGTCCATTCCAGTACACCTCCCTTGCAAGTTCCATGCCCTTGCCCCGGCTCTTCCTTCATGTCAT GTCGTCCCGGTTTGCCAGAGGAGATTGTCGGCCCTGTGCTTTTGCTTTCCAGTAAAGCGGGAGGATATTTTGACGGAGCGATGCTTACTGTGGACGGTGGAAGGTTGATG GTGTTTTCTATTATTGACGACGGTGGGTAA